TCGGCGAGGAGGGCCAGCTCTACGTGGCGGAAGCGGGCAAGGGAGGACCGGCCTGCGTGCCCGGCGGGCCTGAGGGCCCGATCTGTCCGGGCCTGACCGGCGCGATCAGCGTGATCACCCCTTCCGGTTCGCACCACCGGATCGTGAACGGCCTGGCGTCGCTATCCGGCGAAGGCGGCGTGTTCGCCACAGGGCCGGACGGGCTCTCGTTCAACGACGAGAGCGGCCTCTACACGGTCATCACCAGCTGTCCGCAGCAGGTCGGCGGGCTCCCCGCGGGCTCGTTCCCGCCGTCACTCGTCTCCGCGTTGAAGACGCAGGCCGGACAGGTCGTCAAGCTGAACAGCGACGGCAGCTTCACGCCGACCGCGGGCGTCGGTGCGTTCGACTGGGACTGGAGCCTTACCCACACGAACCTCGTTCCGGGCCAGTTCCCGGACTGCAATCCCTACGCGATCCTCGCCGACGAGCACACGCAATGGGTCATCGACGCGGCCACGAACACACTCGACCGCGTGACGTCACACGGGATCGAGATCGTGGCGTTCTTCCCGAACCCGCCGGTGTCGGACGCCGTCCCGACGTGCGTCGACCGCGGTCCCGACGGTGCGCTCTACGTCGGTGAGCTCACGGGTGGCGGCAACGAGCCCGGGGCCTCCGTCGTCTGGCGTGTCGACACCCGCCGCGAGCATCCGGTGCCGACGGTGTGGGCGTCCGGGCTCACCGCGGTGACCGGTTGCGGCTTCGTCGACGGGACGTTCTATGCCACCGAGTTCTCGACGTTGGGTCTCGACAACGCCGCGCCCGGTACGGGTGCCGTCGTGCGCGTCCCGCCGCACAGTGCGAAGCCGATCCCGCTCGTGAGCAACCTGAACTTCCCGAACGGCTTCGCCGAGCGCAGTGACGACATCTACGTGTCGAACTGGAGCATCGCACCCGCCGTCCTCCCGGCTGGTGCGCCGTTCAAGCCGGGCGAGGTCGTGAAGATCAGCTTCCCCGAGGAGCACGAGCATCACAGCGACCACGGGCACGACGAGCACCACGGGCACGACAACGACGACTGACGCCGTCTGACGACGACCGACGGCCGAGCCGGTCCGGGCCCCGCGCGCCCGGACCGGCCGGTTCGGCGCTACGCCTTCCCGGCTGGTGACCCGCGGCGCAGGTCTCGTTGTACGGCTGCGCACTCAGGTGCTGACGCCATTCGGCTCGCGTGAGGTTGCCGGCGACGAAGCGGTAGGCGGCGTTCACCCAGCTCGACGGGCGCAGGTCCCAGCGCACGGTCGAGCCATCGACGACCGGCGTGAACCGCCGTCGCGCGAAGAACGCCGGTTGGCTGGCATAACGGTGATCGATGCCCTTCGTCTTCTCGGTGAACGGCGCAGGGCCGGCTCATCGGCCAGCGGACGGAGGACGCGCTGGCGGTGAAGAAGGCACAAGGCGTGAGCTCGGCCA
Above is a window of Actinomycetota bacterium DNA encoding:
- a CDS encoding ScyD/ScyE family protein — translated: GEEGQLYVAEAGKGGPACVPGGPEGPICPGLTGAISVITPSGSHHRIVNGLASLSGEGGVFATGPDGLSFNDESGLYTVITSCPQQVGGLPAGSFPPSLVSALKTQAGQVVKLNSDGSFTPTAGVGAFDWDWSLTHTNLVPGQFPDCNPYAILADEHTQWVIDAATNTLDRVTSHGIEIVAFFPNPPVSDAVPTCVDRGPDGALYVGELTGGGNEPGASVVWRVDTRREHPVPTVWASGLTAVTGCGFVDGTFYATEFSTLGLDNAAPGTGAVVRVPPHSAKPIPLVSNLNFPNGFAERSDDIYVSNWSIAPAVLPAGAPFKPGEVVKISFPEEHEHHSDHGHDEHHGHDNDD